The following nucleotide sequence is from Flavimarina sp. Hel_I_48.
CGCTGGCTTTAATGACAGGCTGTGAAGCAGTAAAGAATGCCAATAATCAGCAAAAAGGGACCGTAATAGGGTCTGCCGGTGGAGCAATACTTGGTGCCGTAATAGGTAACAATGTAGGCGGCGGAGGCAACAGTGAACTTGGCGCGGTCATAGGTGGTGTTGTAGGTGGTGCGGCCGGTAACATTATTGGTAATAAAATGGACAAGCAGGCACAACGGATTGAAGAAGAAATACCGGGTGCTGAGGTAGAGCGTATTGATGATGGTATAGTCGTTAATTTTGATGAAAAAAGTGGCGTTTATTTTGCCACTAACAAATACACTATCAATAATGCTTCGGAAGAGACTTTGAATGGATTGTCCAAGGTTATGAAAGAATATCCCCAGACAAACATACTTGTTGTGGGTCATACGGATAACACCGGTGATGCCAATTACAATATGACACTTTCTAAGAACAGGGCAGAGGCTGTGACGAATTATCTGGAGCAGCAGGGACTCTCTGCGGGACGGTTTACAACCCAATGGTACGGTGAAGAGCAACCTAAATATGACAATAGTACAGCAGACGGCCGTTCAAAAAATCGTAGGGTAACCTTGGCTATTGTGCCTAATCAAGAAATGAAGGAGGAAGCTAAACAACAAGCTGGTGAAGGTCAATAAGATCTTATAAATACAATTAGAAAAAAAGGCTGACATATTCATGTCAGCCTTTTTTTATGCACTAGTTTCCCAAAGAGAAAATTCTATAAATATTTGAGCACTTTTCCGGGATTTCCAACAATCACAGCCTTTTCTGGAACGTCACGTATAACTACTGCGCCAACTCCTATAATAGAATTTGCGCCAATACTTTCCACACCTGTCATTACAGATGCAGCCATACCAAAATAGGCCCTCAAACCTATGGCAATAGAAGCACCAATATTACATCCTTGAGAAAAAAAG
It contains:
- a CDS encoding OmpA family protein, translated to MKRIFKTIVPFMLALALMTGCEAVKNANNQQKGTVIGSAGGAILGAVIGNNVGGGGNSELGAVIGGVVGGAAGNIIGNKMDKQAQRIEEEIPGAEVERIDDGIVVNFDEKSGVYFATNKYTINNASEETLNGLSKVMKEYPQTNILVVGHTDNTGDANYNMTLSKNRAEAVTNYLEQQGLSAGRFTTQWYGEEQPKYDNSTADGRSKNRRVTLAIVPNQEMKEEAKQQAGEGQ